From the genome of Capsicum annuum cultivar UCD-10X-F1 chromosome 4, UCD10Xv1.1, whole genome shotgun sequence:
gaaccccatgcacttagcctacctcacttgcatactagtatattcaaagtactgccGCATTTGTGCtgtgatgttttataccataggttttgaagcacgagctccagagcatcagtagtatcccggttcagcagttagagtcagcagtgagtcctcatccttcgaggacatgatgattacattactattttagttttcagtttatttcagtagatggagttaattggggacaagtcccatcaactccttatttagacagtttagaggctttcatactataATATGTTTAGATAGTTATCTCAGTTTTTTTGGGTATTGGTATACCATATCttcagttatgtattagtattaaaccttatggcctttcagttcatgtttttgtgtTATACAGTATTTTTATGAAGTATATAGGTACagaatatcagtcatgggttagcttgtggtccttcagggtcatgagcaccgtgtagcattccgggtaccaaatttggggcgttacagtatcTTACACCAATCTTTGAGCTTCATTGAGAAATATCCAAACTCTTACTATTAtctcatcttcatctaaatttaTATGGGAGAAAAATTTAGAGTTATTGGAGATGGAGCGGTGTTAGTTGGGTGGTGGAGTACAATGATGATATTTCAGCCTACCACTATAATGGGTGGATGAatattgacttattatatgaATGGGATTAGAGGAAAAGAGAGATCTAGGGttggaaattgaaaaattttaagatatgagaagaaaacaaaaaggaaGAATTTTAATAGGATGAAGATGGAAGAGAGTATGAGAAGCGGTAGTGTTATGTATcagttttcttgagagagaaagtgaaagttgtgatttttataattactttgtaaggatgaAATTTTGAGTAAATATGGTAATTTAAGGTgtacttttatgttatttttatttaattcacgCCATCTTGACATGCTCAAATACAACTGACACCCTAGGAATATCTTTATCTACCGTATCATACAAACTAAACTagcttatttttaatattataaattttatttgtacGATAGGTTTCATGCATGTAATTTTTGATATGATAATGTGAAATTTTCTTGACCCTTTCTTGATAGGATAAAGAATATGCTGGGTTCAAGATTAATAGTATGAATAAATAATAGAGGGGGAAAATTGAGATAATACTCAAACTGGAAAGTGTATTCAAAAATggaaaagtctactaattctcccacattggtgggagaatgaaactttcaagtgtttaaattaagaaacacttactccacatggtaagtgaggcaagaaccaagaggtacCTCACGCCATTGTCATCGCTGCTTGCTCGGCTTTAGCTTCAGCTTCGGCAAATTATTGATGAATGAATCCAGTCGGAAAAAATTCAACAATCTACATTTTTTGATCCTTCATTAACGTGCATGCAAAACAATGCTCGGAAGAGACACAACTCATCGTGTAAAAAACATACTATTTTAGGAAATGGTATGACTGTTTGAATGGTTGTGGCTGTTCGAAAAAGGAACACGATTTCAAATGGATAGATATGACTGTTCCAAAGGACACACCTTCCCGATGAACCATTTTCACCTTTCAGAaggggcacttaatggctatataaaacTGCATTTTTCTACAGGTTTGCAATGAAAAATTCTGAATTAAAAACACTTCTTGTCTTCTGAAAAACTTTGTATGATCATCtcccattgagtgagttcgaagagaatccgatCATTTAAGGTACCAATAAAGTCGTattgttaagccattttatcctgggaggaaaattctgcaactcgggtacttgagggaaattatttccttaagaacactccgtgaattcagaggacttgacttttctcttcatctttttttcttcaaaatattgaaaacacgcttctttgaaaggtcattttgatcttgtgttgaaggcgTTGGAAAATTTCATAAGTATCCTTGGTTTATTCTTGAACCTGTGTTAAAGTTATTTTGCCAAAATATAGATTTAGTGTAcccaaaacaataaaaaatttagccAAATGCCAATTTGATGATGTCTTAGTATAAGCTTTGTAAAGTAGTACGACTTACTTGAAAATAGGTTTCCTAGATAAGAACCTAGCTATCTAAGGTGAGGTCAAAGTTGATACAAATGGGGTTATACCTAGCCATCCAAGGTGAGGTCAAAGTTGATACAAATGGGGTTATTGTTTTGAAAAAAAGTGACAAATTAGTTGCCATTGGTGGTCTGGTTAAGGATGAAAAAGAAAATTCTTCTtttaacattctttatttacaaTATTTATCCAGTTAATGTATTATttgatatttctttatttaatagtaaaaatatttttttggtaaataaataaattttattaataccaaaataagtTTGTTACAATCCAGGCATGAGTCAACCTCTTGCCTCTAAGAATTAGAACAATCTACATATTCGTCTTAACCTATATTACCTCTCAGCTATTAAATCAGATGCAAATAGAATTAAGGATAACTATTTAGATTTACAAGTGGAGCCTGCCAGTGAGCTTTTCTCCTCCCCGTGATGTGCAAATCACTACAAGAAAACTGcttattacctggggattttcatAGAGATAATGTGGTAAAATTTCCAAGTAATTTGATTACCTGCggattttcttaccaattagaatccaaaggaaatacCTTCGTAGGTAATTATTATCTGCGAATTtataaaatccctaggtaatttagctgtaAAAATAAATTCGCAAGTAAGTTATTTGCAGATTTATTTGCAATTATCTATCAAAATTCTGCATGAATTATtcggtaaaatttcataaaaaaggattttacctgtggattttcccaaaaaaaatcacaaattattcgCCACGAACATTCCTAAGTAAATCCCTAGGAAATTTACCTATGAAAATAAATTCGCAGGTACGTTATTTGCAGATTTATTTgcaattaactatcaaaattttgcatgaattatttggtaaaatttcataaaaagggattttacctgcggattttgtaacgccccgattgtCTGAaccggaacgctacacggtgctcttgaccctaagggaccacaagctaacccatgactgacacctgtacctgtatactgcaaatcatgacgAAATAATGCGGAATAcgtgaacatgtaggccataaggttcaactgaataaaacatgTCTGAAAATCATAACGACATCCGTGGGGtaataatacccaaaacaaaactgaaataactgtctgacatgatGTAGTCGAAAAGCCTCTAAgttgtctaaataaggagttaaaggaacatgtctccaactaactccataaaactgaactgaagaaataaataaatcaaatcatattgtcctcgaatgaatgaggactcactgtgtctctgtgactggaatgctaccgctactactggTCTGAAActtgtgtctcggaacctatggtgtaacatgaaaagaaagcaccatagcgcaaatgcgtcagtacaactggagtactgagtatacgaggaagatAGGCTGAACATAacgggtttcatgcatgaacagtacgaactgaataatatgaacgtgagagtgcaaacacacatatataggaaCTGAGACCATGAATGCGTGATAGCTAGatctataagctaatacatgatttactgataactgacatgattgatactgtaaatctgataacatgggcgactgtgtctgacagtcctggtatactgaaatctgaagaactatctgagttcttttactgagactgatactaaaactgtgggaggtagtgtttaaccgacatgccccatgtatgccattatggtttagctggggttcaatctctgccccaactggaaaggtgtcaataccatgtcacgggtaaggacagcttgtgagtgacccttatctgacaggtactcaaatgagaatggtgggaaccctaaactgaaaggttaaaccacctcatcaaccctaatctgataggtcaagatgtctcaacctacgctggctacatagttctggaacgtaaggatgcctactaagaatcacaccctgaactggcaggtgagttcccatccttgggttcactcagtgctaacctatactcccatctggagaaactggacatgaataactgactatacatgactTGACTTAATGAATTCTGTTGACTAACGGAATGTTACTgacatctgacaactgactgagatcataaggttttcctgagtcacatgactgactgaaatctatggaatcatagcttaagtttggatatcgtgaaacatgacatagctataggcacacagctatagttttcaagTACGAATACcgccaggactcgataggaggaaactgacacacatgacatgacttgatcacaagatttgagtccacaattcacaatatcataagcaggggttagtatacttcatgtatttattcaacatttcaaacatgagaggaaaagcatggatatattttgtgtacataatttacatctccattatcatacatggtTTATaccataacaataacaacacagaatttgcatggaaattcatattggagtgtatggctaacatgaacttgttatttagatatcatgaaatcatgtaaatatgaagttctagcATACCAggaattttatcgaacaccttgcatgcattctttaaggcattggtggttttcatacttgcattctatcaatcaacctaaagatcatgtttttcaactaacaacataactttcatgagatatacagtcacgatacaattatatagcaaaaacaaacaagcatcaacatgggtatgatcatatcaccacaaccaaccaagcttttgtattttaaagattgattcttaaactccacggacgaaaagaattcgtggatgaacactacgcataccttggaaggaaGGTTCTTGATggttgatggaggaatttccttgaaatttgatcttcaagcttgattgtgcaaccctagttgtttttctcctatggtgctcttggataatgaactttgagatgttaatagagTTGTAATGTATTTTGAAGTTATATATTTTGtgaggttaagtttagggacatgaaaggagtgttaaaagacttaactaccctcaaaataactcaaaaacggagtgtttaagtcatttGAAACCATAACATAGGCGCCgtatatgctatcgcctatatttacatagacACCgtatatgatatcacctatatttacataggcatcACATATGCTATCggatatgctttccagtggccatgtccgattggttaggcgacgcccTCTACTTCGCAAGGCCATAACTTCAtgcccgagtatcggattttggtaaaattagtatcgttggaaagctaattcgattctctacactttggtggatctaaatctaccaaaatttcacatatcaatcacgttattcttgttcaaatatgacccttgcaaaatcgaacactaagacttgatggattcaaaaactcttagcctGCATCACTCTAAGCGACTCATATCAGCATGCTTAAGACATCGCAGGCTATCCTATCGCTagaatattcattgtaagtcatgcactaaaatgctactcacaggataggacgtttcatacgtaggaaaacttattcactccctagcttagaaacatgcagggtattacagattttcacaaaaaaaatcacaaattattccccaTAAAAATTTCCAAGTAAATCCCTAGGAAATTAACCTACGGAACTAAATCAGCAGGTACgttatttgcggatttatttgagattaactatcaaaattttgcatgaattatttggtaaaatttcataaaaaaggaaTTTACCTGCGGATTTTTacgaaaaaaatcacaaattattccccacgaagATTTTCAagtaaatccctaggtaatttagctgcaaaAATAAATCCGCAGGTACGTTATATGTGGATTTATTTGTGATTAACTATCataattatttggtaaaatttcattaaaaaaaatattttagctgCGGATTTCCACAAAAAAATTGcaaattattccccacgaagATTGCCAAGTAAATCCCTAGATAATTTAGCTACAAAAATAAATCCGCAAGTACGTCATTTGCGGATTTACTTGCAAATAATTAGcaaaattttaaatgaattatttggtacaatttcattaaaaaaggattttacctatggattttcatgaaaataattcacacgtaaattagtagaaatatttcaaaattgatcaaaaatctatttaaaaccttcaataattctcaaaaacatcattcaaaacaactttaatttaatgtAAACCATTATAGCtaacaaaaaacataattcaaaacatccccattaataatgtatgattcttaaatggtccaaaacaaaatatattcAAACTTGAATATTCAATAAAACTACCAACCATCAAAGTCagaatcactttcattcacgTTATCGGGATTATCACTTCCATTCACGTCGTCAGAGTCGTCATCACTTTCATCCTCATAAGCTTGGTAGTCTTCTTGACATAGGCGTTGATCATTTGAAAATGATTTGTTGTATACATGGTTCATCAACAAGTGTAATTCCTTTCTCatcctcttatttttcttttgctcaTTCTGCAACTGAGCATACAAATGAGCATTTGAAGCATCAACCTGAGACTTAATCATCTCATCAATTTCTTTTGTCAAAGTTGATGTTGAACTATTAGTTGCCTTTACGCTTCGACCCAAGGAGCCAAGACCTTtgactctttcttttttctttccaccAACAGATTGCACCCAGATATCCATTTCACTTAACTGAGTCGGCTCACTAGTTGAATTAGTTTCTCCATCCACAGCTAATGCACTTTGAGCAgctaatatttcttgtttctttctttcaaactcattctgcataagAATATGTTAAGTCAGACCACAAAAAGTGGTAAGAAATATATcattagcataaattatattagATTATCGAATAACTGTTGCTATGTTATTAATAGACTAACTTCTCATTTTCATAGCACTTAAGCAACAGTAAATCATTAAACCAAATAACAGCAACAGAGATTTGTATAGTTTTAAATATGTAACAGATGACAACAACAAAGACCAATAGCACAACTTACAAACATTGTTGACCTCAGCTTGATATCTGGAATACTCGTACAAACATTGTTAGCCTTGATATCTGGAATACTCGTACAAACATTCACTGGAATACTCATACAAGTATTCACTACTATTAAGGTAGTAATGGGGTTGCAGGTATTTCAGCCCCAGCTTTAACTTTCATAATTCCCCTCGACAAATCCAAAACAACAAATCAAGTAAGTTGAATATTCTTAAATTTTAAGTTGGTACTTAAATATGGTTCAAAATTTCTTAGATTCCTTGATTACACtatgtttgaaaaatataaattggcCTTGTTCTTGAGTAACTTGAAATACACTGATAAAATTTGGAGTAGAATAACACGTGTCCCATCATTTCTGTGTAGGGGCGACCTAGGAGTTGTaacgactcatagggtcaccttaATTGACTCATTATCACTGGGAACATAGGTGCAAAAAGAAGTTGGGTTTATTTATCATAATGACTAATACAATGAGACCTAATTTATATGACTCGTGGTGAGGATTGATGAGGACTAGGAAGGGTACGACACTATGGAAATAGTTATGGTCGGAGACCGAGGGTTGGTAACGAGTTGTTGTCTAACATACTAACTCATTAAAAAGAATCGTTACCTGAGCAGTGACTATTTCTTATACACAGTCTTATCTCGCCAGTCTTATAACGACTCATTACTAGTGGTAAGTCATACCCTGACTCATAAGGCACCCAGACCCTGCAACACTTacgatatttttcttgtttttcttttcttttcttagatgTACTAACATGTTTCTCCTAATGATAAATGGCACTAAAGAATGAAGTTCATATGtggaatcatatttatgtgtgtTGTCCAAAAATTTGCAGGAAGAATGTGGAGttggttcttgattttttattggAAAATGCCAAGGAAAAGTTGCTCTTTTGTTGAGTAAAAATTTGCTTTTTCTCAATATTATAAGTTAGCATTAGTGCAAGTCTGCAACCTATTATCTGAGAGCACCAGGAACAAAAAAATTCTGTGAGTTTGGATTTTAATGAACTATTGAACTGACCAAGACCCACTATGACCTACTTCTTGTTTTATTACGATCTTGTTCACTATTTTTATCTTGGGCCGAGGGTCTATCGTAAATAGCCTCTCTAATTCTTcggaggtagaggtatggactgcatatattttaccctccccagtcCCCCTTatgtgggaacacactgggtttgttattattgttgcttATGTATTGCATTTCCAGAATACATGAGCagatctatatataatatattttttctttgtctaTTTTATAGTTTCTACTTGCTCAAGCATAACACTTTGTCCTTATGTTTGGAAGTAATTATATAGTTGTATTATGATATGTTAGAGTTTGGTATGTATACAAAATTTGAGACCTTCTCAAGTTTCATACAAAGTAGAATCATGATACTAATAGATGCTTGTTAATTGTGTTGCAGAAGG
Proteins encoded in this window:
- the LOC124897676 gene encoding uncharacterized protein LOC124897676 — translated: MTQLFQDVRKKLPLKPHWMGDAVFKEMKVYWESNEFKTKSKQNKDNRDSNAGASLYTGGCVPHQLIFKRMKEATGKDPSVSEFYFRTHLKKSDESWVNEKAEATYNEFERKKQEILAAQSALAVDGETNSTSEPTQLSEMDIWVQSVGGKKKERVKGLGSLGRSVKATNSSTSTLTKEIDEMIKSQVDASNAHLYAQLQNEQKKNKRMRKELHLLMNHVYNKSFSNDQRLCQEDYQAYEDESDDDSDDVNGSDNPDNVNESDSDFDGW